The genomic interval gaggccAGAGACTCTATAATGGTAATAACAACAACAGACCCACTGATGGACagcttttaaaactgtttttaaaaagtatatctaTAATGTTGGCACCATTggttttagagggaaaaaaaaaatgaagaagagattGGGATAAAATATGACAAAGATGTTAAATGTCGGTTCTCTTTGAATTGCAAGAAGGTATGTTTTAATTCTAAAACCAACAGCTACTgcagcaaaagcaaacaaacgaAGTTTACAAACAGACTTATGACAGTCATcctgttaaaaaagaaacaacacacCCCTTAGGGAGTCACCTGTGCTCAACCCCACATCAGCAAACAAGACAGAATATATAACCTAACTGCACCTTTAGTCTCTTCCGGGAACATCATGACCTTCAACCAGTCAAGTCTGCAACTAGCTGGGCAGCACTAGTTGGGTAATCTGCCTGACAGACACCTGCTTTCCCCAATGGGAAGGTAACCTGACCTGAAACAACCATCTCTTTGCTAGAATAACTTGCTCTGTCTCCTATGCCTATATGTCCTCTACTTTGTACGGCTCCTTGGAGCCCCTTTCTTTCTGTGAAGATAGGAGGCTGGCTGATTTGTGAATAATTAaataaagccaattagatctttttttaaattaattaattaatttggctgcaccgagtttttgttgcagcatgtgagctcctgtttgcagcatgtggggtctagttccctgacaagggatggaacccaggccctctgtacTAGGAGCCCAGAATCTTAACAACTGgcacaccagggaattccccccaaTTAGATcttcagttgaatttttttttttaacaatcctGAGAATGGCAGGAATAGAAGTAAATTGCCCCTTTTGGtctttattttccagatttttgttATAGAGgtaaattacttttataatagCAATTTCCCAACAAATTTTAGATGTTTCTAATGCCTGATGCTGGGGATGGCTTTTAGTTTGCAGAGGAACCGGGCTTTCAACAAAGCTGCTACAAGATTCAAGCACCATGGATTTCACAATTACTGGTGTTTTAAAACTCCTTATTTGCAGAGTTAGTTATATCACAATAAAAGATTCACTCTCTGTTCTGCCCTCTACTTTTATCTCGTCAACCTTTGATCTgctcagattttctcttttaacctaatttagaaaaaaaaaaaaagtcacaaacatTCCAGAATTCCACTTGGCAGTGATTCCAACTCTACAGATAGAAATAACACTGCACACACTTGATCTCGGATTTGTCCTCGCTATTGAAAGGTTGCTGAATCATGCAAAGATgtcgggattcttggcctccggaggagaagaattcaatccagggccagagacgaggctgggtcgctcagagcttttgtgtaataaagttttattaaagtataaaggagatagagaaagcttctgacatagacatcagaaggtggtagaaagagtacccccttgctagtgttagcaatggagttatatactctccaatgaatccaaagaatgtctggaggttgtaaagacctcaccagacctactcccataatttacattttaagataacagaattggccagaaggtttaatccaaagactgtcctcaggcaggatacatccttgtaaagaccagacctactcccataatttatgttttagaaagtgaaagtgaaagtgaagtcgctcagtcatgtccaactctttgcgaccccatggattgtagcccaccaggctcctccatccatgggattttccaggcaatagtactggactgggttgccatttccttctccaggggatcttcttgacccagggatcgaacctgggtctcccgcgttgtagaCCTAATTTATGTTTATgtctaatttatgttttaagatgacagaattagccagaaggtttaatccaaagactgtcctcaggcaggatacattattgttatataatcctaaagaATGTAGAGGAAGCCCGGCCCTGCCGCTGGAGCGTGAGGGATCACTCGAATTCCATTTGGAGGCTTCTTTGAGCTCGCAGAGTAGACATCATGAGCAAAGCACACCCTCCTGAGTTGAAGAAATTTATGGACAAGAAGTTATCATTGAAATTAAATGGTGGCAGACATGTCCAAGGAATACTGCAGGGATTTGATCCCTTTAGGAATCTTGTGATAGATGAATGTGTGGAGATGGCAACTAGTGGGCAACAGAACAATATTGGAATGGTGGTGATACGAGGAAATTGTATCATCATGTTAGAAGCCTTGGAACGAGTATGAACAACGGCTGTGTTCACCAGAGAAATCAACTGCTTCCATGTGTCCCCTTCGCCACAATTTACTACCAGAAAAATTGGGTTGTGTACATTTTCTTACTGAACTTTTTTGTTAAATAAActtttgtaatagccaaaaaaaaaaaaaagaatgtagagaaaaaaaaaagtaaaaagtttgtcctttcttcctccttgaatattccagacctctctctccttggggatccctagacttcttatcaacctgcctaggaaatgactctcattcccttttcttttaggagaattatgttgccaagggaaaggggtgtcattttcattccataactacttcctgctgtttaggGGCGTAgcccctaaattgttgaggcaacatattctcctttttttttttttttcattttattagttggaggctaattactttacaatattgtagtggtttttgccatacattgacatgaatcagccatggatttacatgtgttccccatcctgaacccccctcccaccttcctccccatcccatccctctgggtcttcccagtgcaccagccctgagcacttgtctcatacatccaacctgggctggtgatctgtttcacccttgatagtatacttgtttcaatgctgttctctcagaacatcccaccctcgccttctcccacagagtccaaaagtctgttctatacatctgtgtctctttttctgtcctgcatatagggttatcgttaccatctttttaaattccatatatatgcgttagtatactatattggtctttatctttctggcttacttcactctgtataatggactccagtttcatccatctcattagaactgattcaaatgaattctttttaatggctgagtaatattccatggtgtatatgtaccacagcttccttatccattcatctgctgatgggcatctaggttgcttccatgtcctggctattataaacagtgctgcgatgaacattggggtgcacgtgtctctttcagatctggtttcctcagtgtgtatgcccagaagtgggattgctgggtcatatggcagttctatttccagttttttaaggaatcgccacactgttttccatagcggctgtactagtttgcattcccaccaacagtgtaagagggttcccttttctccacaccctctccagcatttattgcttgtagactttt from Cervus canadensis isolate Bull #8, Minnesota chromosome 9, ASM1932006v1, whole genome shotgun sequence carries:
- the LOC122447202 gene encoding small nuclear ribonucleoprotein G-like, producing MSKAHPPELKKFMDKKLSLKLNGGRHVQGILQGFDPFRNLVIDECVEMATSGQQNNIGMVVIRGNCIIMLEALERV